AGACCAAACGTATTCACCAAGTCTCCAAGAGAACCACTTAATGGTTATATTTGCAATAAGATAGATACATAAACTTGAAGgagaatattataattatagaaataatgaAATGATCTTATATAATCACGAGTACTgctataattataaataagtaaCACATCCTCTATAATCATAAATgtctagattatttttttaatataaataaaacagtCATATTTGAGAAACACTCGATATTAGgtcaatatttttgttttttaggaTGCACGTTAGCGATATCAATAACATCAGATACTTGGTATCttcctctttcattttcttgagTTTGGAGAAACAAATAACTGAACATTTTTCTGAAAATCTACTTAAAACATGTAGGAAAAACTTTCTCAAAAATactttagaagagaaaaataagaataaaaaggtATTtctcataaactaaaattatcttTGCAACATCAATGTTTGATAAGGGAGGTCCTAAGAAACAAAGAGCCTACTGTACTTGCCTGAAGAAAGATCGGTGAGGGTTACAGTTTGGAGTTTCCAACCATCACCAAAGTCAGAAAGAAACGATGTGGGACCAAATGCAATGGGTTCTTCTCCGTCCTTCACTGCTTCTATGTGCGACGCAGGCACCACCTTTCCCTTCAACTTCCGATTGATCAGTGCCACCGCAAACCCCGCGTCGGTCCCCAGCGCGAACCGCCGTTTCATCCCAGAACTTGCGCAACTAACCTCCACGTACTGCTGCTGTTCCGTTTCCACA
Above is a genomic segment from Vigna radiata var. radiata cultivar VC1973A chromosome 10, Vradiata_ver6, whole genome shotgun sequence containing:
- the LOC106775187 gene encoding uncharacterized protein LOC106775187 isoform X5, with protein sequence MANQSSPSPSPSPSPSPSPSPSPSPPRRKTLPPTPQQYVEVSCASSGMKRRFALGTDAGFAVALINRKLKGKVVPASHIEAVKDGEEPIAFGPTSFLSDFGDGWKLQTVTLTDLSSEVRNGQFQQMRMQAPGLYHTPGRLHLTL